The following coding sequences lie in one Aquipuribacter hungaricus genomic window:
- a CDS encoding NUDIX domain-containing protein, producing MKWDVVADTVRLSDDGAGEEEHTVVRQYLEHPGAVSVLAMDDEERVLLLRQYRHPVRSELWELPAGLLDMADEEPVDAAARELWEEVDVRAGRYDVLVDFLNSPGGSDEAQRVFLARDVEQVHVDDRFTRSEEEAGIVTAWVPLDEAVADVLAGRVQNPGAVVALLAADAARRAGWATLRPATSPWPVHPSRRPVPRGQDLPRA from the coding sequence ATGAAGTGGGACGTCGTCGCCGACACCGTCCGGCTCTCCGACGACGGCGCGGGCGAGGAGGAGCACACGGTCGTCCGCCAGTACCTCGAGCACCCCGGTGCGGTGAGCGTCCTGGCGATGGACGACGAGGAGCGGGTGCTCCTGCTGCGCCAGTACCGCCACCCCGTGCGCAGCGAGCTGTGGGAGCTGCCCGCCGGGCTGCTCGACATGGCCGACGAGGAGCCGGTCGACGCCGCGGCCCGCGAGCTGTGGGAGGAGGTCGACGTGCGCGCCGGCCGCTACGACGTCCTCGTCGACTTCCTCAACTCGCCCGGCGGCTCCGACGAGGCGCAGCGGGTGTTCCTCGCCCGCGACGTCGAGCAGGTGCACGTCGACGACCGGTTCACGCGCAGCGAGGAGGAGGCCGGCATCGTCACGGCCTGGGTCCCGCTGGACGAGGCCGTCGCCGACGTCCTCGCCGGCCGGGTGCAGAACCCTGGCGCCGTCGTGGCGCTGCTCGCCGCCGACGCCGCCCGCCGCGCAGGCTGGGCCACCCTGCGCCCGGCCACCTCGCCGTGGCCCGTGCACCCCTCCCGCCGCCCCGTGCCGCGCGGGCAGGACCTGCCCCGCGCGTAG